In the genome of Thermoanaerobacterales bacterium, the window TTCCCTTCACTGTCCAGTTCCTGGCCGGTCCTGGCGTCCAGGACTCCCATCGGCCAGCCGGTGGGGTGGTAGACCAGGAAGTACTTGGGCCGGTCGGGGCCGTCGGGGTAGCGCTCGAAGGCCCGTGCGTACTCGAGCAGCAGCGGATGCTTCTCCAGGTAGAGGGCAGCCGCCTTGGCCTTGTCGATGAGACCGGCGGGCGCCGGGAAGGATGTGTCCCACCACCCCATGTTGTAGTTGGTGACCTCCCCGGTGGTGGAATTGACGGTCACGTTAAAGCCGTTGGCGGGGTACACGACGCCGTTCACCAGGCGGGCGTACTCCAGCGAATAGGCGCGGGGACTCTCGTCGCCGAACTTGGCCCAGGGGCCGATATCCTTATTGCAGCGGCGGAACGTAACCTGCCCGGCGCGTTCCGGCTGTTGTTGCTTGATGAACTCCTCCGCGAGCTTCCGCGCCTGGTCCTCGCTGACCTTTACTTCGGGCTTCTTCAGGTAGTCCTCGGGATCCAGGTTTTCATAGGTGGAAAAGCCCAGCAGTTCGCCGGTGGCGGCGTCGACCCGGATCTCGACCGTGCGCTTCTTTTCCTTGTTACTGTAGCTGAAGTTCCAGGCCTTGGCCCCCGGCACCTCCCAGTTCTGCCACAGGCGCTTGCCCGTGAGCTGCATTCCGTCCGGCAACGGGTAGGCCGCCTCGGCCTTCGCCTGCGCCTGCTCGGCGGTCAGGAGCCGCCCCAGCTTTTCCACCGCCGCCTGCTCGGCATCCGAGAGGGGCTCCTCCTTCTTGGCGCGGGAGTACATCGGTTCCCCGCCGCCCCCGCCGTAGCCGCCGATGTCTAAATGGTACGGCCCTTCCCGGGGGTCCTGCACTTTGCCGGTGAGGGCGTCCAGGATGAAGTTCCCGTCCTTTACCTGGTAGACCAGCTTGGGACGCTCTCCCGTATCCCGGTCGCGCGGGCCGTAGTAGGCGTAGGCCAGCTCCAGGCCCTGGCCGGTGAAGATCGCCGCCGCGCGGTCGGCCGAGATGCGGCCCGAGGGATCGGGCACGTCCAGCTTGTCTTCCCAGTTGACGTTGAAGTGCTGCATCTCGCCGGTTTCGGCGTTGACTACCACCCGGATTTCGTTGCCGGTGACCGGGAT includes:
- a CDS encoding PepSY domain-containing protein, which translates into the protein MLKGCRRRLVVAVTAASLLLPGALPAPALAAGPAPAVAASAAAQNKVTLEQAIRIAKEAYPDVGRFDEFNSDYNEYEGRGVWELRWSKKGEPGGSCNVTISADTGEIIHLNIWQGSPSGRYSGMPAYTRAQAQAVAEKVARGLLPEKFAQCKLVPERPFEEPIIFPLKDRTYPVVYNFTFARTVKGIPVTGNEIRVVVNAETGEMQHFNVNWEDKLDVPDPSGRISADRAAAIFTGQGLELAYAYYGPRDRDTGERPKLVYQVKDGNFILDALTGKVQDPREGPYHLDIGGYGGGGGEPMYSRAKKEEPLSDAEQAAVEKLGRLLTAEQAQAKAEAAYPLPDGMQLTGKRLWQNWEVPGAKAWNFSYSNKEKKRTVEIRVDAATGELLGFSTYENLDPEDYLKKPEVKVSEDQARKLAEEFIKQQQPERAGQVTFRRCNKDIGPWAKFGDESPRAYSLEYARLVNGVVYPANGFNVTVNSTTGEVTNYNMGWWDTSFPAPAGLIDKAKAAALYLEKHPLLLEYARAFERYPDGPDRPKYFLVYHPTGWPMGVLDARTGQELDSEGKPVAGRKAEFTDIAGHPAARDIQLLADQGIVSAEDGRFRPNDRVTGGELLAWLVASADRDGYRPLAKEDDKQLIERARALGIIAAGEDIKAASPVTRLQAARWLVNSQGFGPLARHGEIFNLKAGDAAAVSQADRGYVAAALAMGYLTLQAGGRFGPEGTVTRGEAASMLVRALTAR